In a genomic window of Pirellulaceae bacterium:
- a CDS encoding histidine phosphatase family protein, with protein sequence MSELILVRHGQASFFEDNYDQLSECGREQSFQLGQHWIAEQESFDAVFVGPRVRHRDTAAIVGDCYRKAGLDWPTATIQPELDEHHVDQLVSQQADSLANQSAELTELLEAFALATERQQRQRNFQRLFEAVASRWMQGESFDIESWHEFQARVNRAIDEITASHQGGRRVAVFTSVGPISIAIQRALKCQSDVALNTGWRLWNCSLTNFVYSTGRFTLDRFNALPHLPKQDRTYR encoded by the coding sequence ATGAGTGAATTGATTTTGGTAAGACACGGTCAAGCGTCTTTCTTCGAAGACAACTACGATCAATTGTCGGAATGCGGACGCGAGCAGTCATTCCAGCTAGGTCAACACTGGATCGCCGAACAGGAATCCTTTGACGCAGTATTTGTTGGTCCAAGAGTCCGTCACCGGGATACGGCAGCGATCGTTGGAGATTGTTACCGCAAAGCCGGACTCGATTGGCCGACAGCCACTATCCAACCTGAACTGGACGAACACCACGTTGACCAATTGGTTAGTCAGCAGGCGGATTCGCTTGCAAATCAATCTGCGGAACTTACCGAACTGTTAGAAGCTTTCGCCCTGGCAACAGAGCGGCAACAACGGCAGCGCAATTTCCAGCGACTCTTTGAAGCCGTCGCGAGTCGCTGGATGCAGGGAGAATCATTTGACATTGAATCTTGGCATGAGTTTCAAGCACGGGTCAATCGTGCCATTGACGAAATTACCGCTTCGCATCAGGGCGGGCGTCGGGTCGCTGTGTTCACCAGTGTTGGCCCCATCTCCATCGCGATCCAACGAGCCTTAAAATGTCAAAGCGATGTCGCGTTGAATACGGGCTGGCGTTTATGGAATTGCTCTTTGACAAATTTCGTTTACTCAACGGGGCGATTTACACTCGACCGGTTTAACGCCCTGCCACATTTACCGAAACAAGACAGGACGTACCGCTAA
- a CDS encoding acyl-CoA dehydrogenase family protein produces MDFSIPKTTQDLCQQVREFVRDELFPLESIANTKPFTELLPTLNSKRALVKEMGLWMPQIPKAWGGLGLGFFDFAMVSEELGQSPFGHFVFNCQAPDAGNMEILIEFGNADQQDQWLRPLLAGEIRSCFSMTEPDRAGSNPAWMDTTAVRDGEQYVINGHKWFTTAADGARFAIVMAVTDPKAATHERASQIIVPTDNAGFERVRNIPCMGHVGDDWASHSEIRYQDCRVPTSHLLGEEGSGFRIAQARLGPGRIHHCMRWIGIAERCLDMLCQRAVSRELMPDEPLATRQTVQNWIADSRVQIDAARLMTLHAGWKIDQVGTRQARSEISAIKFFVAEVLNAVIDRAIQVHGALGISDDTVLSTFFRNERGARIYDGPDEVHRTVVARQTLKPYGFPAKPTSSK; encoded by the coding sequence ATGGACTTTTCAATCCCCAAGACGACCCAAGATCTTTGTCAACAAGTCCGTGAATTTGTCCGCGACGAACTTTTCCCTCTCGAATCCATTGCCAACACGAAACCCTTTACCGAGCTGCTACCAACGCTCAACTCAAAGCGAGCGTTGGTCAAGGAAATGGGCCTCTGGATGCCACAAATCCCCAAGGCGTGGGGCGGTCTCGGCTTGGGCTTCTTTGATTTCGCCATGGTCAGTGAAGAACTCGGACAAAGTCCGTTTGGTCACTTCGTTTTCAATTGCCAAGCGCCGGATGCGGGCAACATGGAAATCCTGATTGAATTTGGCAATGCGGACCAACAAGACCAATGGCTTCGCCCGCTGCTGGCGGGTGAAATCCGCAGCTGTTTTTCCATGACCGAACCCGACCGTGCAGGCTCCAACCCGGCCTGGATGGACACAACGGCCGTTCGAGATGGGGAACAGTACGTCATCAATGGACACAAATGGTTCACCACCGCAGCGGATGGTGCCCGCTTTGCCATTGTGATGGCAGTCACCGATCCCAAGGCGGCCACTCACGAACGGGCCTCTCAAATCATCGTTCCCACGGACAACGCGGGCTTTGAACGTGTCCGTAATATCCCTTGCATGGGACACGTCGGCGACGACTGGGCCAGTCATTCGGAGATTCGCTATCAAGACTGTCGTGTGCCCACATCGCATTTACTGGGGGAGGAGGGCAGCGGATTCCGGATCGCTCAAGCAAGGCTCGGCCCGGGCCGTATCCATCACTGCATGCGATGGATTGGCATTGCCGAACGCTGTTTGGACATGCTCTGCCAGCGAGCTGTCAGCCGCGAGCTGATGCCCGACGAACCCCTTGCAACACGACAAACAGTCCAAAATTGGATTGCGGACAGTCGCGTTCAAATTGACGCGGCCAGGCTGATGACGCTACACGCCGGCTGGAAAATCGATCAAGTGGGTACCCGGCAAGCACGAAGTGAGATTTCAGCTATCAAGTTCTTCGTCGCCGAAGTTCTGAATGCCGTGATTGATCGAGCGATTCAAGTCCATGGAGCGTTGGGGATCAGTGACGATACGGTCCTTTCGACCTTCTTTCGCAATGAACGAGGGGCGCGGATTTATGACGGCCCCGATGAAGTCCACCGAACCGTTGTCGCTCGGCAAACTTTGAAGCCATATGGATTTCCCGCCAAACCTACGAGTAGCAAATAA